In the genome of Opitutia bacterium KCR 482, one region contains:
- a CDS encoding ATP-binding protein, which yields MQGMKIERSEKLKIENDLNRFPVVAIVGARQVGKTTLAREIVADLKELSVYLDMEKPADYDKLNDAYLYLKDNSEKLVIIDEIQLRPELFPLLRSLIDEDRRNGRFLILGSASPELLNKSSQSLAGRICYHELSSFSLFEVGAESADKLWLRGGFPDSFLAADDEQSFSWLDSFVSTFLERDLNILGFRLSPTQMRRVWTMTAHYHGSAINYSSLGKSLEVSNKTVKYWLDVLSDTYMLRQLHPWSGNTSKRLVKSPKVYLRDTGILHSLLKIETKDSLLSHPILGASWEGFAIEQIISAAPARSEFSYYRTATGEEIDLIVDSPKAGRIAFEIKRSSVPALGKGFYNALDTIKPQKAFIIYSGDEQYRINDTVSALPLKMVPEVFE from the coding sequence ATGCAAGGTATGAAAATTGAACGGTCGGAAAAGTTAAAAATCGAGAATGATTTAAATCGATTTCCTGTTGTTGCCATTGTAGGGGCGAGACAGGTCGGGAAAACAACTCTTGCAAGGGAAATTGTCGCCGACTTGAAGGAGTTGAGCGTTTATCTCGATATGGAAAAGCCTGCCGATTACGACAAACTTAATGATGCGTATCTTTATCTCAAAGACAACTCCGAAAAACTCGTAATAATCGACGAAATTCAGCTGCGCCCCGAGTTGTTTCCTCTGCTTAGAAGCCTAATCGACGAAGACAGAAGAAACGGCAGGTTTTTGATTCTCGGCAGTGCTTCGCCTGAGTTGCTGAATAAATCTTCACAATCATTGGCTGGACGAATCTGTTATCACGAATTATCTTCGTTTAGTCTTTTTGAGGTAGGCGCGGAAAGTGCGGATAAACTATGGCTAAGGGGCGGTTTCCCCGATTCATTTCTCGCCGCGGACGACGAACAAAGTTTTTCGTGGCTTGATTCTTTTGTTTCAACATTCTTGGAGCGGGATTTAAACATCTTGGGTTTCCGTCTTTCGCCGACTCAAATGCGCCGAGTTTGGACAATGACGGCGCATTATCACGGTTCGGCCATAAATTATTCGAGCCTCGGGAAATCGCTGGAAGTGTCGAACAAAACCGTAAAATACTGGTTGGACGTTTTGAGCGATACTTACATGCTCCGTCAGCTCCACCCTTGGTCTGGGAATACGTCGAAAAGACTGGTTAAGTCTCCCAAAGTCTATTTGCGGGATACCGGCATCTTGCATTCGCTTCTAAAAATAGAAACAAAAGATTCACTTTTGTCCCACCCGATACTCGGCGCATCTTGGGAGGGCTTCGCGATAGAGCAAATAATATCCGCCGCTCCCGCGCGTTCGGAATTTAGCTACTATCGAACGGCTACCGGCGAAGAAATCGACTTAATTGTGGATTCTCCGAAAGCGGGGCGAATTGCTTTTGAAATAAAGCGTTCTTCCGTGCCCGCACTCGGGAAAGGATTTTACAACGCGCTCGATACAATCAAACCTCAAAAGGCGTTTATCATTTATTCCGGCGACGAGCAATATCGCATAAATGATACAGTTTCTGCATTGCCGTTGAAGATGGTACCCGAGGTTTTTGAGTAA
- a CDS encoding DUF6140 family protein, translated as MALWTVTVKATRNINGLRLERGMSVQVSSMYHPISYNNGEATRQAFIRIYGIDLKKAGALSIAYFDIEKQN; from the coding sequence ATGGCACTTTGGACTGTTACGGTAAAAGCAACAAGAAACATAAACGGTCTTAGACTCGAACGCGGAATGAGTGTGCAGGTCTCGTCGATGTACCACCCGATATCGTATAATAACGGTGAAGCAACTCGTCAGGCTTTCATCCGAATCTATGGCATAGATTTAAAAAAGGCAGGCGCGCTTAGCATTGCGTACTTTGACATAGAAAAGCAAAACTAA
- a CDS encoding SIR2 family protein: protein MQFIPNGPDIPIQLLKAHEEGKVVFFCGAGISMNFGLPNFENLAYKIYELNHEEPIPTERNAIKNGFVDEALESFENRIVSDKISIRKSLHSILKPDYRKTKGNTHKALLDLAKNKSGEYRIVTTNFDRIFSDTLEKYNIPVREHIAPYIPIPKPTNWNGLVYLHGRLPDKEEDISSLKNLVLTSGDFGLAYLREYWASRFVNELFRNFVVCFVGYGINDPILKYMLDALSADRKAGESQFPVYAFIEDDTKNTENKELIHNAIIPIRYKTDNKHSLLHDTLIEWANVYSSGVDGKVQYVLKYASSDPSKNSNNDDYVGRMIWALTDYTGIPAKKFAEMNPPPTIEWLYIFSEKDPFGFFGNKKVSEKNNITEPIVKWMLKHINSSKLILWFAENRWGVDKKFIALVEDVFTRTLILIKNGDQKNSPYATLSKRNKALWWLILRGYVLRNRDFDFYNWINHYEDTKLDFIGKKTLYELCSPKIQIQRNFLSWNETTHQPIEDEILIDVVLTCQQLRYEKNAIRKIVPLETLFECAQKSLTDFLDLSGELDLANEKFDRSAYDLPSIEEHPQNKKHYSAWVVLIELLRDIWLDINATNHKKAMTIAISWWQEKYPAFKRLALFAASKSKHINSALWIKWILADNAYWLWGTATYHEVITLLSQRAIELPPISFEKLKDAIMSGPQRSLYRRDISDGEYQRIRERKIWYYFAKIQNGGCNLPSTISDVLSKFSQQYGWKLDDNSKEDFLSWSIGSGDPEYENRPITDKTPDKLTNLVEWLGEEKQKNNFYYKSDWAEFCAENYKFAAYGLYFAIKNNKCSKEKLNVALATWCRKSDTLRKLWQLIPSTDLSFINNTTISNSKGQIISCLTQLSEDTEIWKKDDTNENIEVFCDFCFRVIDIVFNKKEFDSVDINDAINDPCEQLSVAIFKIWISENPSKNSGLTEYWKTIFGRLLDVKNKNLFYTKFAFGEYLNALYYVDKQWVKDHMYPMFLHWSKFPRICMILWAGVLSNKIDAQILYDLKTSFLKLARHISKMKMSIDNYTNIFVTMALSMSKSYGDKYLSSVIKSFPKEELYRVWTSIRHYFKYQGNKIDVWELQIKPFCQNIFPKDKCIKTPKLAHEISMFIVESNELFSDTFKTLKGWLSTCNRQDDILYSMSLSLPKAVQPMDILEFLNLILDDSSIYNIGLEKILTNISKMDPSLQNEKIFNELMSIC, encoded by the coding sequence ATGCAGTTTATTCCTAATGGCCCAGATATTCCGATTCAACTATTGAAAGCTCACGAAGAAGGTAAGGTTGTATTCTTTTGCGGAGCTGGAATATCTATGAATTTTGGGTTGCCAAATTTTGAAAATTTAGCTTATAAAATCTACGAACTGAACCACGAAGAACCGATTCCAACCGAGCGTAATGCTATTAAAAATGGTTTTGTCGATGAAGCTCTTGAATCATTTGAAAATCGTATTGTAAGCGATAAAATATCCATCAGAAAATCGTTACATTCCATATTAAAGCCAGATTATCGAAAAACCAAAGGAAATACGCACAAAGCTCTATTGGATTTGGCAAAAAACAAATCCGGTGAATATCGTATAGTCACTACAAATTTTGACAGAATATTTTCCGATACTTTAGAAAAGTATAACATACCAGTAAGAGAACACATAGCGCCATACATTCCTATCCCCAAACCGACCAATTGGAACGGTCTTGTATATCTACATGGAAGATTACCAGACAAAGAAGAAGACATAAGTAGCTTAAAAAATTTAGTTCTTACGAGTGGAGATTTTGGGTTAGCATATTTACGAGAATATTGGGCATCACGTTTTGTAAATGAATTATTCCGTAATTTTGTTGTTTGTTTTGTCGGGTATGGAATAAATGATCCCATTTTAAAATACATGCTGGATGCATTGTCTGCCGATAGAAAAGCTGGGGAATCTCAGTTCCCAGTTTATGCATTTATAGAAGATGACACAAAAAATACAGAAAACAAAGAATTGATACATAACGCAATAATTCCCATACGCTATAAAACAGACAATAAGCATTCTCTTTTGCACGACACGTTGATTGAATGGGCGAATGTATATTCGAGTGGAGTCGACGGTAAGGTTCAATACGTTTTAAAATACGCATCTTCAGACCCATCAAAAAATTCTAATAACGATGATTACGTTGGAAGAATGATTTGGGCATTGACAGATTATACCGGAATTCCTGCGAAGAAATTTGCCGAAATGAATCCGCCACCGACGATTGAATGGTTATATATATTTTCTGAAAAGGATCCATTTGGCTTTTTTGGGAATAAGAAAGTGAGTGAAAAGAACAATATTACAGAACCGATTGTAAAATGGATGTTAAAACACATTAATTCCAGCAAACTAATCTTATGGTTTGCAGAAAACAGATGGGGGGTTGACAAAAAATTTATCGCATTGGTTGAAGATGTGTTTACAAGAACCCTCATATTAATAAAAAATGGAGACCAGAAGAACTCCCCATATGCAACCTTGTCAAAGCGTAACAAAGCGTTATGGTGGTTGATTCTAAGAGGTTATGTTTTAAGGAATCGCGATTTTGATTTTTATAATTGGATAAATCACTACGAGGATACAAAATTGGACTTCATTGGAAAGAAAACATTATACGAACTTTGTTCTCCAAAAATACAAATACAGAGAAACTTCTTATCGTGGAATGAAACAACTCATCAGCCAATCGAAGACGAAATTCTTATCGATGTTGTGCTGACATGCCAACAGTTACGTTATGAAAAAAATGCCATAAGAAAAATTGTTCCTCTTGAAACCTTATTTGAATGTGCGCAAAAATCCTTAACCGACTTTCTAGATCTTTCTGGAGAATTAGATTTGGCAAACGAAAAATTTGATAGATCGGCATACGACCTTCCATCCATTGAAGAACATCCGCAAAACAAAAAACATTACAGCGCATGGGTTGTTCTTATTGAACTACTTCGGGATATATGGTTGGATATTAATGCAACGAATCACAAAAAAGCAATGACAATTGCAATATCCTGGTGGCAAGAAAAATACCCAGCATTCAAGAGACTAGCACTTTTTGCTGCATCTAAATCTAAACACATTAATTCCGCACTTTGGATAAAATGGATTTTAGCCGATAATGCATATTGGTTATGGGGTACGGCTACATATCATGAAGTAATTACTCTCTTGTCGCAAAGAGCAATCGAATTACCTCCTATTTCATTTGAAAAATTGAAAGATGCAATAATGAGTGGGCCGCAACGGTCTTTGTATCGGAGAGATATTTCTGATGGAGAATATCAGCGTATTAGAGAACGCAAAATTTGGTATTACTTCGCAAAAATACAAAATGGCGGTTGTAATTTGCCTTCAACCATATCTGATGTCTTGTCGAAATTTTCCCAACAATATGGGTGGAAACTTGATGATAATTCAAAGGAAGATTTTCTCTCCTGGTCGATCGGTTCGGGGGATCCAGAATATGAAAATAGACCGATAACAGATAAAACTCCAGATAAACTAACAAATCTTGTTGAGTGGCTTGGGGAAGAGAAACAAAAAAACAATTTTTATTATAAGTCAGACTGGGCAGAGTTCTGTGCCGAAAATTATAAGTTTGCGGCATATGGATTGTATTTTGCCATAAAAAACAATAAATGTTCTAAAGAAAAGCTTAATGTTGCATTGGCAACTTGGTGTAGAAAAAGTGATACGTTAAGAAAGCTTTGGCAATTGATTCCAAGCACAGATCTATCTTTTATTAATAATACAACCATTAGTAATTCCAAAGGACAAATAATTTCATGTTTAACTCAGTTATCAGAAGATACTGAAATTTGGAAGAAAGATGATACAAATGAAAATATTGAGGTATTTTGTGATTTTTGTTTTAGAGTAATCGATATTGTGTTTAACAAAAAAGAATTTGATTCTGTCGATATAAATGATGCAATAAACGATCCATGCGAGCAACTTTCAGTGGCAATATTCAAAATATGGATAAGCGAAAATCCATCAAAAAATTCTGGATTAACAGAATATTGGAAAACTATATTTGGACGTTTATTAGATGTAAAAAACAAGAATTTGTTTTATACCAAATTCGCATTTGGGGAGTATTTGAACGCTTTGTATTACGTTGATAAACAATGGGTCAAAGATCATATGTATCCGATGTTTTTACATTGGAGCAAATTTCCACGCATTTGTATGATTTTGTGGGCGGGTGTCCTGTCGAATAAAATTGATGCGCAAATACTTTACGATCTAAAAACATCATTCTTAAAATTGGCAAGACATATCTCGAAAATGAAGATGTCTATTGATAATTACACAAATATTTTTGTAACAATGGCATTGTCTATGTCAAAAAGCTATGGGGATAAATATTTAAGCTCTGTTATAAAATCGTTTCCCAAAGAAGAATTATACAGAGTTTGGACATCAATCCGACATTATTTCAAGTATCAAGGAAATAAAATCGATGTCTGGGAGTTACAAATAAAACCATTTTGCCAAAATATATTTCCGAAAGATAAATGTATTAAAACTCCAAAATTAGCACATGAAATCTCAATGTTCATTGTTGAATCAAATGAGTTGTTTTCGGATACATTCAAAACATTGAAGGGATGGCTATCCACATGTAATAGACAAGATGATATCCTTTATTCCATGTCATTATCGTTGCCAAAGGCGGTACAACCAATGGATATTTTAGAATTTTTGAATTTAATTTTAGACGATTCGAGCATATATAACATCGGATTAGAAAAAATACTAACAAATATATCGAAAATGGATCCGTCATTGCAAAATGAAAAGATTTTTAACGAGTTGATGTCCATTTGCTGA